A portion of the Mesobacillus sp. AQ2 genome contains these proteins:
- a CDS encoding CoA-disulfide reductase gives MGKKIVIVGGVAGGATTATKLRRLDEKAEIVLFERGEFISFANCGLPYHISGVIEDRKKLLLQTVEGMNARYNLDIRNFSEVTAINREEKTVSIKHVQTGEEYNESYDVLVLSPGAKPIVPPIEGLKSANVFTLRNIPDMDKIKAYLEDNKPKNAVVIGGGFIGLEMAENLVHAGVNVTLVEKLPQVMGPVDPEMAAIVEDELRKNGVELILGDGITDVQENGTKVVLESGKVLDAELIILSIGVRPENKLAADAGLDLGERGGIKVNEYLQTSDESIYGMGDAIEVTDYINGQPTMIPLAWPANRQAHIVGHHINGRKIAYPGTLGTSIVKVFELTAATTGNSEKLLRRLGIPYEVVHIHPLSHAGYYPGAEQISLKVIFDRETGKIFGAQAVGKDGVDKRIDVIATAIKGGLNVYDLQELELAYAPPFSSAKDPVNMAGYVASNIVDGTIETVQHYEVDDLIKEGMFMIDVRTEKEHAQGKIEGTKNIPLDELRSRLDELPQDETILITCQVGLRGYLASRILQQNGFKVKNLTGGYKTYFIFKNKLQ, from the coding sequence ATGGGTAAAAAAATCGTAATCGTAGGCGGCGTTGCAGGTGGAGCAACTACTGCAACCAAACTTAGAAGACTTGATGAAAAAGCTGAAATCGTACTTTTTGAAAGAGGAGAATTTATTTCTTTTGCAAACTGCGGATTGCCATATCATATCAGCGGGGTAATCGAAGACCGCAAAAAATTGCTTCTTCAAACTGTTGAAGGCATGAATGCACGCTACAACCTGGATATTCGCAACTTCTCAGAAGTGACTGCAATCAACCGTGAAGAAAAAACAGTTTCAATCAAACATGTCCAGACTGGTGAAGAATACAATGAAAGCTATGATGTACTTGTTTTATCACCGGGAGCAAAACCAATCGTCCCGCCAATCGAAGGATTGAAGAGCGCAAATGTATTCACACTTAGAAATATTCCTGATATGGATAAGATCAAAGCCTATCTTGAAGACAACAAGCCAAAGAATGCAGTTGTGATCGGCGGCGGCTTTATCGGCCTTGAAATGGCAGAAAACCTTGTTCACGCCGGCGTGAATGTCACTCTTGTAGAAAAGTTGCCCCAGGTAATGGGTCCAGTTGACCCAGAAATGGCGGCAATCGTTGAAGATGAGTTAAGAAAGAATGGCGTGGAGCTGATTCTTGGAGATGGCATTACAGATGTACAGGAAAATGGCACAAAGGTTGTCCTTGAAAGCGGAAAGGTCCTTGATGCTGAATTGATCATCCTGTCAATCGGTGTACGTCCGGAAAACAAACTTGCAGCAGATGCTGGCCTTGACCTTGGAGAACGCGGCGGTATCAAGGTAAATGAATATCTGCAAACCTCTGATGAATCCATCTATGGAATGGGAGATGCAATCGAAGTGACTGACTACATCAATGGTCAGCCAACGATGATTCCGCTCGCATGGCCTGCGAACCGCCAGGCACATATTGTTGGACATCATATCAATGGACGTAAAATTGCGTACCCTGGAACACTCGGTACTTCTATCGTTAAGGTATTCGAATTGACAGCAGCTACTACTGGCAACAGTGAAAAGCTATTGCGCAGACTTGGAATTCCATATGAAGTGGTCCATATTCACCCGCTGTCACATGCCGGCTATTACCCTGGTGCAGAGCAAATCTCGCTAAAAGTCATCTTTGACAGAGAAACAGGCAAGATTTTCGGTGCACAGGCAGTTGGTAAAGATGGTGTCGATAAGCGAATCGATGTCATTGCAACAGCGATCAAAGGGGGATTGAATGTCTATGACCTTCAGGAACTAGAACTTGCGTACGCACCACCATTCTCTTCTGCTAAAGACCCAGTAAACATGGCTGGTTACGTAGCATCCAATATTGTTGACGGTACAATTGAAACTGTCCAGCACTATGAAGTGGATGACCTGATTAAGGAAGGTATGTTCATGATCGACGTCCGTACCGAGAAAGAACACGCACAAGGCAAAATCGAAGGTACAAAGAACATCCCGCTTGATGAGCTTCGCAGCCGCCTTGATGAGCTTCCACAAGACGAAACAATCCTGATCACTTGCCAGGTTGGCCTAAGAGGATACCTTGCTTCCCGAATCCTTCAACAGAACGGATTCAAAGTCAAGAACCTGACTGGCGGGTACAAGACATACTTTATCTTTAAAAATAAACTACAGTAA
- a CDS encoding YajQ family cyclic di-GMP-binding protein has product MSKESSFDIVSKVDMSEVTNAISIAMKEIQNRYDFKGSKSDISLDKEELVLISDDEFKLDQLKDVLFSKMIKRGIPIKNLDYGKVERAAGGTVRQRAKLVQGIDKENAKKINTIIKNSGVKVKSQVQDDQVRVTGKNRDDLQKIIAAVKEADLTVDVQFVNYR; this is encoded by the coding sequence ATGTCCAAAGAGAGCTCATTTGATATTGTGTCCAAAGTAGATATGTCTGAAGTCACCAATGCGATTAGCATTGCGATGAAGGAAATCCAAAACCGTTACGACTTTAAAGGAAGCAAAAGTGATATTTCACTTGATAAGGAAGAACTCGTCCTAATTTCTGATGATGAATTTAAGCTTGACCAGTTGAAGGACGTTCTATTCAGCAAAATGATCAAACGCGGGATCCCTATAAAAAATCTGGATTACGGAAAAGTAGAACGTGCTGCAGGCGGTACTGTCCGCCAAAGGGCAAAGCTCGTGCAGGGCATTGACAAAGAAAACGCCAAAAAAATCAACACAATCATTAAAAACAGCGGTGTGAAGGTCAAGAGCCAAGTCCAGGACGATCAGGTGCGCGTGACAGGGAAGAATCGCGATGACCTGCAAAAGATCATTGCTGCCGTCAAGGAAGCCGATTTGACTGTTGATGTGCAATTCGTGAATTATCGCTAA
- a CDS encoding S1-like domain-containing RNA-binding protein, with product MSLNEYTGQTQELTVARIVDYGYFLTDGEEDVLLHSNDTDRTFEEGDKVEVFLFVESRGRLAATTTIPKVQVGQYEWVSVVDVKEGIGVFLDIGIRKDILLGEEDLPVVKSVWPQKGDLLYITLRVNRNNMIYARMATDPVIQEISVAANRSAFNKNVHGYVYRTARVGSWMITAEGYKGFIHESQRRTEPRIGEKVEGRIIDVKPDGSVNISLLPRKQEALDEDAEKIMAYLDLRNGAMPYHDKSMAEDIQERFGMSKGSFKRALGRLMKEDKVYQEENWTYKKEK from the coding sequence ATGTCCTTGAATGAATATACAGGTCAGACTCAGGAATTGACCGTAGCAAGAATCGTGGATTACGGTTATTTTTTAACAGATGGAGAAGAAGATGTCTTGCTCCACTCCAATGATACCGACCGGACCTTTGAAGAAGGGGACAAGGTCGAGGTTTTCCTGTTTGTAGAATCAAGAGGCAGGCTGGCTGCGACGACCACCATTCCGAAAGTGCAAGTGGGACAATATGAGTGGGTATCCGTTGTCGATGTGAAGGAAGGAATCGGAGTATTCCTGGACATTGGCATCAGGAAGGATATTTTGCTGGGTGAGGAGGACTTGCCAGTTGTTAAATCGGTTTGGCCTCAAAAAGGGGATCTTCTTTATATTACGCTCCGTGTAAATCGCAATAATATGATTTACGCGCGGATGGCTACAGACCCTGTCATCCAGGAAATCTCTGTTGCAGCGAACAGAAGTGCTTTCAATAAAAATGTACATGGCTATGTATACCGTACGGCAAGGGTCGGCAGCTGGATGATCACTGCTGAAGGATATAAAGGCTTTATCCATGAATCACAGCGCCGGACAGAGCCGCGGATTGGCGAGAAAGTCGAAGGCCGGATCATCGATGTGAAGCCGGACGGTTCCGTCAATATCTCCCTGCTGCCACGCAAGCAGGAGGCACTTGATGAGGATGCCGAGAAAATAATGGCGTACCTTGATCTGCGGAATGGAGCAATGCCTTACCATGACAAGAGCATGGCTGAGGATATCCAGGAACGCTTCGGCATGAGCAAAGGCTCCTTCAAACGCGCACTTGGCAGACTAATGAAAGAAGACAAGGTGTACCAGGAAGAAAATTGGACATATAAAAAAGAAAAATAG
- a CDS encoding DUF3941 domain-containing protein, with protein MPHTSDNDKKAKDNNALRHEKNMMREKNRKAGKNEYSKKTDHL; from the coding sequence ATGCCGCATACATCCGATAACGATAAAAAAGCAAAGGACAATAATGCCCTTCGCCATGAAAAAAATATGATGCGTGAAAAGAATAGGAAGGCTGGCAAAAACGAATATTCCAAGAAGACAGATCACTTGTAA
- a CDS encoding DegV family protein, which produces MSVKILADSACDLPLDFYEENGAILFPLKVHIDGTEYEDLRTIQPKQVYDAIRAGNLPKTSQASPAGFKEVFTEMAENKQEGIYIAFSSELSGTYQTAVMISEQVKEEYPDFNLSVIDTKCASLGQGLVVMEAVRMAKENYSKEEIVKAVQFHSEHMEHLFSVDDLDHLAKGGRVSKASAFVGGLLNIKPLLNVEDGKLVPLEKIRGKKKLLRRIIEVMKERGVAFEEQVVGISHADDLETATEMKNMIIEELHAKDVYITSIGAAVGSHTGPGTIAIFFLNKQPS; this is translated from the coding sequence ATGTCAGTAAAAATCTTGGCTGACAGTGCATGTGATTTGCCATTGGATTTTTATGAAGAAAATGGCGCTATTTTATTCCCGTTAAAAGTCCATATTGATGGGACAGAATATGAAGATTTAAGAACAATCCAGCCAAAACAGGTATATGATGCAATACGTGCTGGCAATCTTCCTAAAACCTCACAGGCTTCCCCTGCTGGTTTTAAAGAAGTTTTTACAGAAATGGCCGAAAATAAACAAGAAGGTATATACATAGCGTTCTCCTCTGAGTTATCTGGTACATACCAAACAGCGGTAATGATTTCCGAACAGGTCAAAGAAGAATATCCTGATTTCAACTTGTCGGTGATTGATACAAAATGTGCTTCCCTTGGACAAGGCCTAGTTGTCATGGAGGCAGTCCGCATGGCAAAGGAAAACTACTCTAAGGAGGAAATTGTTAAAGCGGTGCAATTCCATAGCGAGCATATGGAACATCTATTTTCCGTTGATGACCTCGACCACCTTGCAAAGGGCGGGCGTGTGTCCAAAGCATCTGCGTTTGTCGGCGGGCTTTTGAATATTAAACCATTGCTTAATGTTGAAGACGGCAAATTAGTTCCGCTGGAAAAAATCCGCGGCAAGAAGAAGCTTTTGCGCAGGATTATCGAAGTGATGAAGGAGCGCGGAGTGGCTTTTGAGGAACAGGTAGTTGGCATCAGCCATGCCGATGACCTCGAAACAGCGACTGAGATGAAGAATATGATCATTGAGGAACTTCATGCAAAAGATGTCTATATTACTTCGATTGGTGCCGCCGTTGGCTCCCATACAGGTCCAGGCACAATCGCCATTTTCTTTTTAAATAAACAGCCATCTTAA